Within Streptomyces sp. SS1-1, the genomic segment AGTCCGGGCACGGCGGAACCACGGAAGGTGCGACTCGATGTCGGAGAATGCACAGCACGCCCATCACGGACACGGAACGGGCGACGCGGACGGCCCGAGCTGGACCCGCGCGGCGAAGATGCTCCAGGACGCCTCGCCGGTCGTCGTTCCCGAGGGCGCCTCGGCGATGACCATTCACGTCGAGTGGGAGCCCGGCGACCCCGGCACCCCGCCGCACCGCCACTCCGGGCCGGCGTTCGGATACGTCATCAAGGGCGCCGTCCGCTTCGAACTGGAGGGTGAGCCCGAGCGGGTCATCGAGGCCGGCGGCACCTTCTGGGAGCCGGGCGGCGACGCCATCCACTACCAGGACGGCAACGCGCTCAGCGACGAGAGGACGGAGTTCGTCGTCACGATGATGTGCGCGCCCGGCA encodes:
- a CDS encoding cupin domain-containing protein, which codes for MSENAQHAHHGHGTGDADGPSWTRAAKMLQDASPVVVPEGASAMTIHVEWEPGDPGTPPHRHSGPAFGYVIKGAVRFELEGEPERVIEAGGTFWEPGGDAIHYQDGNALSDERTEFVVTMMCAPGKPMLELVDEAELKERAHLRAPRPTA